The DNA sequence AGGCCAATGCCGATATTTTGTGCGTATCTTGGGCCGCGTGTATAAGCTCAGTCAGTTGACCAATTATATAATCCCGGCTTGCCAACCCGGTCAACTGGTCCCGAGAGGCCAGCTCAGTGAGTTTTTCGGCGAGCGCATGCTCATCGGTTTTCGGACGAATCAGCAATTGAAGGCACGGCTCACCGTCATAGCTGGCCGGCGACATAGAAAGTACCGCGGAAAATCGTTCGCCACTGGCCGTCACCCCTTCAAATTCAAATGGTGTTTCATCAGGCTTTCGCGACTGCTGCCGCATAAACTCTTTAAAATCCAGCTGATAGGCAGGGGCGATCATGTCCAGCACAGGAATGCACTCAAGCTCTTCCCAGTCATCGTAACCAAACAACTCCATGTAAGATTGGTTGGCATAAATGTGCATACCGTCATGAACATAAGCAATCGCATCCCGACTGTTGGCGAGCAAAAGTTCGCAACGCTTTTCCGCTTCCGCCAACTGTCCTTCTGCCCGTTTGCGACGACGTCTATCCGCGAGATGCTGCAACTCGGCCATCACCGTCATACGTAACAGATCTGGATGATCTTCAGGCACGACCGCCTGAATTCCCGAGGCAAGCGCCTCCGTGATTTTTTCAGGGGTAAATGCTTCGGTAATCAGTACGATTGGAATGTCTCGACCACTCTCCTGAATCAGCTCAGCGACCCGCGACACCGATAATTGGGGACAGTTGTTACGCGCTAAAAAGACGTCCCAATTTTTTCGTTCCAGCGCGTCATGCAGTTCATCTTCGTTAACCACTTGTGCAGCCCGAACAGCCACACCGGTATTGCGCAATACATTTAACGTTTGCTCAGCATCATTCGAAGAAGCATCCAAAACCAAGGCGTGTATGGTGGAGATTTCCATGCTTATGACTTCCTGCCCCGCATCTTCGTTTGTCTGTGTTCTTGCGCAAGTGTAGAAAGTCGTCGCCGTCGGCGCAAGCATTATGTGTCAATGCCATCAAGTCTGAGCCGAAATGCTGTTGCGTGAAATAAGGGCACGCCCCGACAACCGTTCAAATTCAAGTGCGCTTATATTGGCTTATCCGGCCATTTTAGCAGCTTTTGTTTTGCGTTCAGCGACGGCTCGGATTAAGCTTTGACAAATACGTGTTTGAGGTTAGGGTCAATGAGACGCGTTACGGCAATCAGCCTGTCGGTCTGGCTCATGCTTGCTGCCCCTTGGGCATTAGGCATCGAGCAAGTGGTCATTCAGGCACTCGAGCCGGGCGCCCCCCTTGGCGACCATCTTCAATATCGGTGGGATAATGTCGAAACCCCCTCCGCGCTGCCGGGACAGGATGACACTTGGGCGCTGAACAATCGTGCTTTACTATTTTTTGGCTATCATCCAAACGATACGCTCTGGCTCCGAATGCAATTGGTCAATCGAGGCGACCGTGAGGTCCACCGTTGGCTGCTCATTGATTACCCACCCATTGATGAAATAACACTTTATGTTCAGGGGCAACGGACAAACAATGTCATGCGTGCCGGTGATCGTTTCCCAGCTTCGGAGAAAACGCTACTCATCAACACACATGCCTTCCCCATTCAACTCGCGCCGACAGAAAGGGCGACCATCTATCTTAAAATTCGGTCGCGAAATTCGTTTTTATTGCCAATCGAATTACATACCGATGCCAGCCTTGCCGCGAAATCGTCGTCTACCAATTGGCGCGATGCCATGTTCTATGGCGCGCTGTTAGCCATGTGTCTTTTCAATTTGTTTGCTTCACTGCTTCTCGGCGAGCGCGCCTATCTTTTCCTCACGGGCTACATTCTCTCATTCCTTTTGTATATGGCAACTGTTGATGGTTATGGACAACTCTACCTGTGGCCTCTTTGGCCTGAGATACAACAAAGAACATTGGTTGCCATGCCCAATTTCAGTAGTTTCTTTGCGCTCCTGTTTATCCACCACCTCATTCAAGACAGGCGCCCCCTTCCTTGGTTTCTGGGATCGGTTTGGCTCGCCGCGATGCTTGCCATCATCAGCCTAATCTTGCCGACGTACAACATCCTGCTCTGGCTATATCCTTTTGCGGCTTGGTTCATGGGCTCGATACTCTGGGGTCAAATATATATCTGGCGCGCTGGCACCGCAACCAACCAGATGATCGCGGGTGGCTGGTTATTGGTGAGCTTTGGCTGGTTGCTTGATTTGCTAGAAAAGCTCGGCGTCGGTTTCATGATAGGCTCAGGCGATTTGGGGTTGCTTGTGGTCGGAAGCGTTGGCACATTGGCGCTCACGATCGCCTTGGTTGAGCGACTCAAGGAAGCCAATCAAATGCGCGAAGCGGCGCGGCAACAGGCGGCAATGATACAGCAACAAGCCATGGCCGAGCTTGAGGAGAAAGTCAAGCATCGGACTGCTGAGCTCGAAATTGCCAACAAGCGTCTGCGACACCTCAATGAACAGTTGCAACAACAAAGTTCGATTGACTCGCTGACAGGGCTGCACAATCGTGGTGCATTTGATGAGGCACTGAACAACCACTGGAAACACGCGAGCCGAGCGCGTTCACCTTTGAGCCTGATATTCTTTGATATTGATCACTTCAAGCGGATTAATGACCGTTATGGCCATGATGTCGGCGATGAATGCTTAAAACTTGTGGCACACACCATTGCACAACAAGTCGTGCGCGAAACAGATTTTGTGGCGCGCTATGGGGGAGAAGAATTTGTCGCACTACTGCCACACACCTCCGCCCGAGATGCCGAAATTGTGGCCGAGCGCATCAGGAAATCCGTGGCCCGCCTGACACCAGTATTTTCTGGCGCTCAATTAAGTCTAACCATTTCTGCCGGGGTGGCCACCAGCATTTGGCACGACACAGACGAATCGGCCAAAAGACTATTAAAATTAGCTGACCTGGCGCTTTATAAAGCGAAGCGTCAGGGCCGAAATCGTGTGGTTGTCGCTGATGAAGGGTTAAGAGAGCAACTTAAGGAGCTTTTCTCATGAAAAAAGTCGCTGTGGTGTTATCTGGCTGTGGGGTGTTTGATGGTGCCGAGATTCACGAATCAGTGCTCACGTTATTGCACTTGAAAAAGGCTGGCGCGGACGTCACATTCGTGGCCCCCAATATCCCACAAATGCACGTCGTCAATCATCTCACTGGCGAAGTGGTCGACGGAGACACGCGCAACGTCCTGGTTGAGTCTGCGCGCATTGCTCGAGGCGATATCATGGATATTGCAGACGCCAACGCCGATGAATTCGACGCGTGTATTTTTCCAGGAGGATTCGGGGCAGCCAAGAATCTGTGTGACTTTGCCGTAAAGGGAGCTGAATGTGAAATTCAGCCCGATGTGCTGGCGTTTGCGCGTCAATTCGCGGCACAAAACAAGCCGCTTGGTTTTATCTGTATCGCGCCGGCGATGATTCCAAAAATATTTGGTGAACGCGTGAAGCTGACCATCGGCTCAGATGAAGACACCGCCAGTGCCATTGAACACATGGGCGGTCTTCATGTCACTTGCCCGGTCGATGGCTTTGTCGTGGATGAACAGCACAAAGTTGTCAGCACACCCGCCTACATGCTGGCAGGTGACATTCTAGAAGCCGAAGCTGGTATTGCTAAACTTGTCGAGGCAGTATTAAGACTGGCCTAGCGGCGCTGCGGCGATGGCTGATAACAGCCATCGCCGCAACAACGCTTCATCTTCAAACACCTTTTGGCCACGCTCTGGATGGCCATACACGGTCGCCCGGGCGTTCGGGACATTTTTCGAAACTCGAAAGTCGATCCAGCATCCCGGTTGATACTCAAACGACAAGGCCAATCGCCATCGGCTAATGGACAACGGATTGCCATCGATTTGCACCCAATAAAACGGTCTTTCTGATTCACTGTCCAAGATCTTTGGACAGGGCACGCCAAGCATCGACGCTAACGCGCGCAGTCGAGGCGCTATCTGTGCACAACGCGCGGTGAATTCTGGTAGGTTATCTGTCAGTGACGCCGCCACCTTAGGCAACAATGTCCGCACCATCTCAGGTATATCGGCTGCCAAAGGCACCAACGCATCACCCCATTCACAGCCAAGCCACGGTGATACACAAGCCTTATCGAGCGCATATGCCTCCTGTAATTGCCTGAGCATTCTTGCCGCCCGTTGAACGCTGTGCTCATCACGAAGCCACCGCGCCGCTTCAACAACAGCACCGTATGCGACGCATAATTCGGCGAGTTCAGCTGGCTCGGACAAGCTGAATGAAATCGGGGTCCCGGTTTGCCATAGTGTCTGGCGAACCAGTTCTCGCATCGCTGGCAGCTGTTTAGCTGGGAGCCCAGATCGCCTTTCACTTTCCGCAATTGAACGAGCGATGAGATGATACGTGCGGCCATCATTGTCAGGCTGCAAAACAAACAATTGTGGCAGCAAGGTGCGCACCGGCTCCGTTAACTGATCGACATCTGATGGCGAGATGGCGACTATGGTGCGCCGCCGTCGTACCCATCGGCCAGATTCCGATTCGAAGGCTGAGAGGCCCTCTGCCAGCATGCGCGCAATTCCGGCCAGGGCATGACTCGCCAAACGGCTCGCCGCACGCGCATACACCTTAAGCGCCAACGAATGGCCGCACAAATCTAAGCCCCCCGTCAGCCGTGCCTTGCCAACAAACACAGCGTTCAAATAGTCAAAGTGTGAACTTTCTGTCAGTCGCAATAGGCGCGCTTCCATTTCCTGGGCCTGCCGCCTATCAAAATTTTGATCAAGCAGTGTCAGCCATTGGCTCCATACATTTGGAGACAGCGGATCACTTTCTTCCATCGCAAATGGTGCTTGAGACAATAGCGTCATGAATTAGGCCGACTTTCTTCGTCGTTTGATTGCCGCTCTTCTGCTGGCAACTGCGCACAAACGATATCTCGACCTTTTCCCTTGGCGCGATACAATGCCTTATCAGCGCGCGCCAAAACGTCATCCGGTGTATCATTTTCCTCAAACTCGGCAACCCCAAAAGAAGCGGTCACCCGGAAATCTCCCGAAGAGGTTTTAATTTCCGTTTCGCGAATCAGTTGACGCAACTTGTTGGCCGCTTTCGTCGCCGCCACTAAAGTGGTTTGCGGCATCAAGACGACAAATTCCTCGCCACCATAACGTGCCAAAATGTCCGTTTCACGCAACTGTTGTCGAATCACTTGGGCGACCGTCTTGAGTGTTTCGTCACCTGCTTGATGTCCGAACACATCGTTGATTTTTTTGAAGTGGTCGAGGTCTATCAGCAGCAAAGACAGTGGTTCTCGATAGCGTCGCCAGCGACCGTATTCTTTTTGCAGCATCTGATCGAAGTGATAGCGGTTGCCAACCCCGGTCAAGGGATCCATTTCTGCCAGTCGCTGTTTTTCTTTGAGCACTTCACGCAACGTCTTTAACTGCGCCTGACTCTCTTCCAACGCTGTCCGAAGTTTATCGTTTTTCTGTTTTTGTTCGGTAAACAAACGTTCTGTTTCACTTCGGTACTGGTTGAGACTATGGATGATGTCATCGAATTTTTGTTCAAAAATATTTTGTAATTCGACCATGGAACTGGTGGCTTTGAGATCTGTTTGTAAGGCATGGACGTGCGCACGCATCTGTGCATCTAAACGACTGGCGGCAACTTGATGTTGTCCCGCGATGCCAACATTCGCGTCAACCAGCTCGGCCATTTGTTGTAGTCGCAGTCCCAGTACCGTGAGGAAACGCTGAAACCGAACATGATCCATGCTCGTCAGTTCCAGCACAAATTCGCCAAAGGCCTGCAATATCTCCGGTGCGTCCTCTGGAGCCGAGAGCTGTTGGATCCGCTCGATAAGTTCCTGCTCCATCTCTTTCAACAGCTCAGGCACCGAAAACTGCTCCATCAAATCGAGCAATGTCGCGCGAATCTTCTTACATTGGCCCGATTGATCGATATCATTCGCTGCTCGCCCTTCCGTGCTGGCACGCGGTGAAAACCATCGCTGCCAAAAGGATGGCCTCTGTTCTGTGGGGCCAATCACCTCATAAAGCTTGGTTAACAGCGTCACCCAACCGCGTTGTCCATAGCGGGAAAAGACGCGTTTGATGGCTTTTTGTTGCTCTGGGCACTCCCCAAGTAAATGTGCCTCGAAAGACTGCAGTAGGGCATTTTCATCAATTTCAATGGGCTCGACCCGATCTTCTAAATTTCTTAACACGTCGGCAATTTTCTCGACTTGCGCAACGACATCATCAATGGCTGCTTCGTCTTTGAGCAGCTTTCGCAAAGTGGCGAGTTCTCGCTCGACTGTACGATCTGCTCCACTGCCAACAAAGCTGACTTTCAACAAACAGCGGCGCAGCACCGCACATTCCGACAGCGCTTGTTCAAGGGTTTCCGGCCGACGTGTGTTCGTCATGAGGGACTCCTTCTTGGTTTCGTCGGTCCACCGTGTGCTTCGACGGCAAGCCAACATGGACGGCCACCGGCAAATGGTCGGACAATTGTACATCGATAAATTCTGTACGCCGTATAGGCAAAGCGCCAGACACCAAAATATGATCAATATGAAACTGAGGCGCCCAGCTTGGATACGTCCCCAAAAAGTGGCTGTCATGCGCCACCGAAAGGTTCAGTTCTTTCGCCCACAGCACTAGTTCTTCCCGAGGGGTGTTCAAATCGCCCATCAAACAGACGAGCGGATGCTCAATAACTCGTCGCGCCAGAAACTCAAGTTGATGCCACCGGGCACGTCTGCCTAGTGAAAGGTGCGCGACGATCACTGTCAATGGCTCTGCCAAATTAGAGATCTGAATTGTCGCTTCGATTGCCCCCCGCCCGGGAATACGGCCAGGCAACTTGTGACTCGTGACATTCAGTATCGGATATCGCGATAACAGACCTATGCTTTGCCGGGCCAAGTGCCCAAGATCCCGGTTGATGCGCTGATGGCTGTATGCAAATTGCCCCACCTCAGCCATATATTGTAATTGATTGATAAAGCCACTCCGTAAACTTCCCGCATCGACCTCTTGCAAAGCGACAATGTCAAAACCTTTAATCAATTCCGTGATAGCAGCCAAATTTTGCTGCCGACGGGCCGATGGCAGGACATGTCGCCAACTTCGCGTCAAATAATGCCGGTAGCGTTGTGCATCAATACCGGTCTGAATATTAAAGCTCAAGAGGGAAAATTCATTCATGGCGCAGGCTTCGCTTCACGAGCTAGCTGTGCGGCCACAACCGCTTCGACAAAAGCTTCCACCGACGGATAGTCAGCGCCATCAATCAGACGCTCACCCACCCGAACCGAAGGGACATGGCGAACGTCTGCGGCTTTTTCCATTAGCTCGCTGGTGGCCTGATTGATCCGCGCTGCTTGCCACATTGACCTCAGTTGACGACCATCGATCCCTTGCTTGACGAGAAAATCCTGAAAGGCGCTATCGTCAGGCAAGGTGACGCGCCCTCGACTTGCTACCGCCATCCATTGCCACTGTGTGGACCAAGGTACCTGAAGTTGCTCGAACACCACAAATAGCTTGGTGTCAAGGCGCCACGACCGGTAGATGGTCGCTGGTTGACGCTGCCAGTCATCACCAATTCCGTGTACTTGCAAATATTTTTCTAGCTGATAACAGGCTTCACATCCATACCAGAAATACAGAATAGGCTTCTGACTTGTCGCCCCGAATGAGGCCAAGGCGCAAAGACTAAACAGAAAGACAATCCACCGGTTTTGTATGCGAGACATGATTGTCAGACAGTCCGTCGACTCTATACGTTCAGATAACCTATTCTAGCAAAGTATGAAGAAGCCGAATAAAAAAACGCCGACCCTGTGGTCGGCGTTCTCACTGGTTTTGTCTAATTAATGCAGTCCAACAAGATAGTGTGCTACCGCTTCCATTTGTTTGTCACTCATCAAGTGTGTTGCGCCACGCATCATCCCATTGGGATCATTGGTGCGCGCACCATCCCGGAATGCCTTAAGTTGCGCAATTGTGTACTCCGGATGTTGTCCGGCAATCGCTGGATAACCTGCACTTGCCAAACCTTCCCCACGTGGGCCATGGCAAGCGATACACGCTGGCACTTTCCGCTCAGCATCGCCGCCACGATAGATCGCTTCACCAGCCTTAAGGAACTTTTCCTCCACCGGCGCTTTTTTCATCGTCTGGCTCGCGAAGTAAGCGGCGATGTCGGCAAAGTCATCTTCACTGACTGGCGCGATCATGCCTTGCATGATCGGATTCGTTCGGACGCCAAGCTTGAAATCTTTCATTTGCTTGACAAGATATTTTTCATTTTGTCCGGCCAAGGATGGGTACTGCCCAGACGGACTGTTGCCGTCTGCGCCATGACAGGCAAAGCAAGAAGCGGCTTTTTGTTTACCGGCATTCGCATCACCCGCCGCCTGTAAGGCTGGGACCATCAGAAAGCACACCAACGTCAATGCAATTTTATTCATATGCCTGTTCCTGTTAACAAGTATGGTTGCCAGGATAACTGACCAAACACCAGCCAGTCTAACAATAGGTTGCGAATTATAGCGAGACGCGAGAAACTTCTCCACTCCCAATGCCACAAAGGTCTCTATAATGGGCGACCGTCATCAAACAGCCGTCAATTGATATGAATTACCAACAAGCGCGATTTCTACAAAGTGCCGCCAAGTTAAATCAACTGCCGCCGGACACCGGCATTGAGATTGCGTTTGCCGGGCGTTCCAATGCCGGTAAGTCAACGGCCCTGAACCGATTAACCGGTCAGAAACATCTGGCTCGTACGAGTAAAACGCCGGGCCGAACGCAACTGATCAATCTGTTTGAACTCACTCCCGGCGCTCGTCTCGTGGACCTGCCCGGCTACGGCTATGCGCAAGTGCCTCTCGAAATTAAGCAACGCTGGCAACACACACTTAGTATGTACTTACAAACTCGGAAGAGCCTGAAGGGCTTGGTCATTTTGTCGGACATCCGGCATCCGTTGAAAGCACTCGATCAACAAATGTTAGTGTGGGCGGCCGATGCTCAGTTGCCCGTTTACCTGGCGCTGTCTAAGGCAGACAAACTCAAGTCGGGGGCGCGGTCACGCGCACTTCAGCAAGCGAGGCAACAAGTATCAGCGTTGTGTCGTGACGCCGAAATTGTGGTCGCTCCTTTCTCAGGGCTCAATGGGCTCGGCCTGGATACATTGAAACAGTGGTTGGATGATTTTTTTGATCCCCCTATGGCCGAATAAAAAAAGCCCGGCCGAATGGCCGGGACCAAGGTGTATGCCATTGCAGGGGGATGTCATCGGCATACAAGTACGGAAGGGGGTCGAAATTCCGTACCTGCCATCTTTGACACAGGATGCGTCAAAATGTTGCATGCGCCCTCGGCTAAAATGTAACTAAATATGTCTTTCTGGTTCTTTGCTGTGAAAGGCAATGGTCCACCAGATAGAAATGGCAATGGTCAAGATACGCCCGAGGTTTCCCCAAAGCCCACCTAACGCATTGTCCCCTAGGTCAAAAAATGCCCAAGCACCATTCATGAGCATATGGAGAAAAATCGGCAACCACAAGACGCGCCACCGTGCATAGAGCCAGCAAAACCAAAGTCCTCCGGCCATCGTCATGGCAACGATTAGTGACATGTTCAGCCAATGCTCACCTTGGTAGAGATGCCCCAGCGCAAAAAGCAGGCTGCTGAACAAGGCAGCACGCCAAAAAGACACGCCAAAGACAAAATATAACGCGCCAAAAGCAAACCCTCTAAAAAACAGCTCTTCCATCAGTGGCCCAAAGACAATGTTCCGCCACATCACCATCAAGTCCGGTGGCGACCAACGCCCCATCAGCCCGATCACCCACATTGGCAAGGCAAATATCAGCGCGGTTTGAAAGGCGCGTCCCGCATTCAACAATGAAGGTCGCAACCAATGATGCCAACAACTGTTGACTGAATGCACGACCCAGAGGCTGACTGTCATGGCCATCCCCCACCAGAGATACATACGCCACATGCCAGGCAACTCACCTATCAACCACCAGTGTGAAGAAAATCGTGGCATCACATAACCCAAGACAACGACAGCGCAAAACAAGCCGATTACCAGTCGCTCCCGCCATCGGCCATCTGTCCGATGACACGCTTTTTCATCAATGTGCTTCATCCCAGTTCCTCCCGATACCCACATCCACCACCAGAGGCACGCACAACGCCGCTGCCCCGCTCATGCGGGTGCGCACTTCATTTGCGACCTCTTTGGCCAAACGCTCGGGCACTTCGAACACCAGCTCATCGTGCACCTGCATCAACATTTTGACTGGCAATTGTGCGGCCTTTAGCCAACCATGAATGTCGATCATTGCCCGCTTGATAATATCAGCCGCCGTGCCTTGCATGGGCGCATTGATGGCTGCACGTTCTGCCGCCTGTCGTAATCGACCATTTTTCGAATGAATGTCCGGCAAAGGTAAACGACGTCCGAACAAGGTCTCGACGTAGCCTTTTTCGGCGGCCGTTTGGCGAATTCGGTTCATATAGGCTTCCACTCCTGGATAGCGAGCAAAATAAGTGTGGATATAATGCTGAGCTTCATCGCGTTCAATGCCAAGCTGCTTCGCAAGACCAAACGCTGACATGCCATAGATGAGGCCAAAATTAATGGCCTTGGCCCGACGGCGCTGCTCTGGTGTGACACTCATCAGCGGCACACCAAAAACTTCGGATGCAGTGGCGGCATGAATATCCAAGCCTTGTTCAAACGCCCGCTGCAGCCCCTCATCGCCAGATAGATGCGCCATGATGCGCAATTCGATTTGTGAATAATCCGCTGCGATCAAGCAGTGTCCTTCTGGCGCAATAAAAGCCTGTCGGATACGCCTACCTTCCTCCGTTCGCACTGGAATGTTTTGTAAGTTTGGATCGGATGACGACAATCGGCCAGTGCTGGTGACCGCTTGATGATACGAAGTATGCACTCGACCTGTTTCCGGCAAAATTTGGGTTGGCAGCTTGTCTAAGTAAGTGTTTTTCAGCTTGGCCAACGAACGATGCTCAAGTATGAGTTTGGGCAAAGGATAATCCAGCGCCAGTTCGGCAAGCACTTCTTCAGCCGTAGAGGGTTGTCCTTTTGGAGTTTTTTTCTTGACTGGCAGCCCAAGTTTTTCAAAAAGAATCGACTGCAATTGTTTCGGCGAGGCAAGGTTAAACTTTTCGCCAGCGAGGGCATAGGCCGCTTCCTCCAATGCTTTAAGTCGCTCGGCAATTTCCTGACTTTGTTGTTTGAGCATATTGGCATCAACGAGCACACCGTTTTGTTCCATATCTGCAAGCACGCGGATCAAGGGGCGCTCGATGCTTTCATACACATGCGCTAATGCTTCCGTTTCCGCCAGTTTTTGTTTGAACAACTCATGTAGCCGTAGCGTGACGTCTGCATCCTCCGCAGCATATTCAGTCGCGAGCTTCAAATCGACGTGGTCGAAGGTTGTCTGCTGCTTCCCCTTTCCGGCCACATCCTCAAATGACAAGCAGGCATGATTAAGATGGCGCAGACTCAGCGAGCCTAAATCGTGGCGACCAGTGGCAGGATCTAGGACATAGGACTCCAACATTGTGTCTTCTATGATCCCGTTAACGTTAATCCCCTCCCTTGCCAAAACCTCAAGGTCGTACTTCAGATTCTGGCCAATTTTAATCACGCTAGGATCTTCAAGGAGCGGCCGTAAATGCCCCCACACCACTTCGGTCGGCAGTTGCGTATCTGTCGTCACATGGCGCATTGGGATATAAGCAGCCTTTCCCGGCGCAGTGGCTATGGCAATTCCGACCAACTTGGCCACCATCGGGTTTTGACTCGTCGTTTCCGTGTCGAGCACCAGCCAGCCGTTCTTCGATGCGCTATCACACCACGTCTGCAATTCGGCTTCATCCTGAATGCACAAATACGCCGTCCTATCCACACGCGATGTGGTGGCTTTGGTCTCCGCGCCTTCCTCGTTTTGCAAGACTTCTTTGAGCCATCGCCGGAAACCAAAGCGACGATAATATTCGGCCAAGGTTTTGTTATCCGGTGGCTGCAACGCCAAGTCATCTAACGTTTCTGGTAATGGCAGATCACACACAATGGTGACCAGTTTCCGACTCAATGCCAACTGGTCTAAATGAGCCCGCAGGGATTCCCCTACCTTGCCCTTGATCTCATCTGCATGCGCTGTCAGGTTGTCCAGATCGCCATATTGCTGCAGCCACTTGGCCGCTGTTTTTTTGCCAACCTTCGGCACACCGGGAACATTGTCGGAAGTGTCGCCGAGCAAGGCCAGATAGTCGACAATTTGTTCCGGCCGAACCCCAAATTTTTCCGGCACAGTTTCCGGTGTCAAGCGCTCGCCAGTCATGGTATTTAGTAAATGTATGCGCTCACTCACTAACTGTGCCATGTCCTTATCGCCAGTCGAGACAAGCACATGATGACCTTCCTTGGCGAAACGGGTGGCCAAAGTGCCAATGACATCATCCGCCTCAACCCCAGGTTCGATGATAAGCGGGACCCCCATCGCACGAATGATGGCATGCAGTGGTTCAATCTGCATACGCAAATCGTCAGGCATCGGCGGCCGGTTGGCCTTGTATTCTTCGTATTGTTCGTGCCGAAATGTTTTTCCCTTGTCATCAAAAACCATCGCCAAATGAGTCGGTTGATATTCATTGATTAGGCTTTTGAGCATATTGACGACACCGTATATGGTGCCCGTCGGAAAGCCATCCTCAGCACTCAAATTCTGGCGCGACATCGCGTGGTAGGCACGAAACAAATAGCTACTGGCATCGACGAGAATAATCGGTTGTTTAACGTGGCTGGCTGACATCTGTGGTTGTGTCCAACAAGAAACTATCTCTTGATTGTACGCATCCTGCCTATATGCGTCATCTTTCTCTTACCAGACCCCAATACGCCCTCGACAGGCATTCGTGTAAAAAATTATTCATAGCCGTTTGCCTCCTTCAGGCAAACATTTTATGCTCATCAATCAAGCAGATGACGATGAGGACGCCAACATATGATGTCGCTCATGGCTTTTTTGACACTCAATGCCCTCATGGCCACCCAGGTTGCCGCCACTAACGACACACAAAAACCTGTCGAACCAAGACCAAAAGTTCAGCAAGGTGAAGTGCCAAAACCCGTTGTGACCATCCGCCAAACCAAAGAGGCCACCATCACTGAATACCGGATCAATGGCGTGCTACGTGCCATCAAATATGTTCCCAAGAATGGTGGTAAGCCCTATTACCTAATCGATCGCGAAGGCAACGGCGAGTTCGTACGCTTCGGCCCCGATATGGGACCACAAGTTCAGGTGCCGCAATGGATTGTGTTGACCTGGTAGCGCGTTCAGATAACAATGCAACACAGCGACGTCGCTTATCGCACGGGCGACGATTACCAGACATAGACAGTTTTCACTGAAAAGTCTATGCCAGCTTTTTCTTAGCCGCCCATAACCACAAAATGATAAC is a window from the Gammaproteobacteria bacterium genome containing:
- a CDS encoding GGDEF domain-containing protein — translated: MYNCPTICRWPSMLACRRSTRWTDETKKESLMTNTRRPETLEQALSECAVLRRCLLKVSFVGSGADRTVERELATLRKLLKDEAAIDDVVAQVEKIADVLRNLEDRVEPIEIDENALLQSFEAHLLGECPEQQKAIKRVFSRYGQRGWVTLLTKLYEVIGPTEQRPSFWQRWFSPRASTEGRAANDIDQSGQCKKIRATLLDLMEQFSVPELLKEMEQELIERIQQLSAPEDAPEILQAFGEFVLELTSMDHVRFQRFLTVLGLRLQQMAELVDANVGIAGQHQVAASRLDAQMRAHVHALQTDLKATSSMVELQNIFEQKFDDIIHSLNQYRSETERLFTEQKQKNDKLRTALEESQAQLKTLREVLKEKQRLAEMDPLTGVGNRYHFDQMLQKEYGRWRRYREPLSLLLIDLDHFKKINDVFGHQAGDETLKTVAQVIRQQLRETDILARYGGEEFVVLMPQTTLVAATKAANKLRQLIRETEIKTSSGDFRVTASFGVAEFEENDTPDDVLARADKALYRAKGKGRDIVCAQLPAEERQSNDEESRPNS
- the elbB gene encoding isoprenoid biosynthesis protein ElbB — encoded protein: MKKVAVVLSGCGVFDGAEIHESVLTLLHLKKAGADVTFVAPNIPQMHVVNHLTGEVVDGDTRNVLVESARIARGDIMDIADANADEFDACIFPGGFGAAKNLCDFAVKGAECEIQPDVLAFARQFAAQNKPLGFICIAPAMIPKIFGERVKLTIGSDEDTASAIEHMGGLHVTCPVDGFVVDEQHKVVSTPAYMLAGDILEAEAGIAKLVEAVLRLA
- a CDS encoding GGDEF domain-containing protein is translated as MRRVTAISLSVWLMLAAPWALGIEQVVIQALEPGAPLGDHLQYRWDNVETPSALPGQDDTWALNNRALLFFGYHPNDTLWLRMQLVNRGDREVHRWLLIDYPPIDEITLYVQGQRTNNVMRAGDRFPASEKTLLINTHAFPIQLAPTERATIYLKIRSRNSFLLPIELHTDASLAAKSSSTNWRDAMFYGALLAMCLFNLFASLLLGERAYLFLTGYILSFLLYMATVDGYGQLYLWPLWPEIQQRTLVAMPNFSSFFALLFIHHLIQDRRPLPWFLGSVWLAAMLAIISLILPTYNILLWLYPFAAWFMGSILWGQIYIWRAGTATNQMIAGGWLLVSFGWLLDLLEKLGVGFMIGSGDLGLLVVGSVGTLALTIALVERLKEANQMREAARQQAAMIQQQAMAELEEKVKHRTAELEIANKRLRHLNEQLQQQSSIDSLTGLHNRGAFDEALNNHWKHASRARSPLSLIFFDIDHFKRINDRYGHDVGDECLKLVAHTIAQQVVRETDFVARYGGEEFVALLPHTSARDAEIVAERIRKSVARLTPVFSGAQLSLTISAGVATSIWHDTDESAKRLLKLADLALYKAKRQGRNRVVVADEGLREQLKELFS
- a CDS encoding YihA family ribosome biogenesis GTP-binding protein; translated protein: MNYQQARFLQSAAKLNQLPPDTGIEIAFAGRSNAGKSTALNRLTGQKHLARTSKTPGRTQLINLFELTPGARLVDLPGYGYAQVPLEIKQRWQHTLSMYLQTRKSLKGLVILSDIRHPLKALDQQMLVWAADAQLPVYLALSKADKLKSGARSRALQQARQQVSALCRDAEIVVAPFSGLNGLGLDTLKQWLDDFFDPPMAE
- a CDS encoding cytochrome c4, whose product is MNKIALTLVCFLMVPALQAAGDANAGKQKAASCFACHGADGNSPSGQYPSLAGQNEKYLVKQMKDFKLGVRTNPIMQGMIAPVSEDDFADIAAYFASQTMKKAPVEEKFLKAGEAIYRGGDAERKVPACIACHGPRGEGLASAGYPAIAGQHPEYTIAQLKAFRDGARTNDPNGMMRGATHLMSDKQMEAVAHYLVGLH
- a CDS encoding EEP domain-containing protein — its product is MSFNIQTGIDAQRYRHYLTRSWRHVLPSARRQQNLAAITELIKGFDIVALQEVDAGSLRSGFINQLQYMAEVGQFAYSHQRINRDLGHLARQSIGLLSRYPILNVTSHKLPGRIPGRGAIEATIQISNLAEPLTVIVAHLSLGRRARWHQLEFLARRVIEHPLVCLMGDLNTPREELVLWAKELNLSVAHDSHFLGTYPSWAPQFHIDHILVSGALPIRRTEFIDVQLSDHLPVAVHVGLPSKHTVDRRNQEGVPHDEHTSAGNP